In Lonchura striata isolate bLonStr1 chromosome 2, bLonStr1.mat, whole genome shotgun sequence, a single genomic region encodes these proteins:
- the TMEM45A gene encoding transmembrane protein 45A encodes MGNFKGHALPGSFFLLFGLWWSVKYPLKYACRKNKNACYLGSRAGFQRLEFVEGIIKALFALIGMVAEQFVPDGPHLKLYNYEKKHWDHLMNWQHATMYLFYGISGLVDAVAHGTSALPAAVDRMVLSLAVFTEGFLFCYHLHGRAMLDVHVHQLLLFAIFGAAACIFLEVFFRGSIVLEMLRTSLCILQGSWFWQIGFVLYPPNGSPEWNQTDHTNMMFLTMCYCWHYAFAFLILAVNYTIVSWAVRSKVKQSQPMEMGLLKTSERDHESEEEI; translated from the exons ATGGGCAATTTCAAAGGGCACGCCCTCCCTGGgagctttttccttctttttggcTTGTGGTGGTCAGTGAAGTACCCACTGAAGTATGCCTGCAGAAAAAACAAGAACGCTTGCTACCTCGGCTCCAGGGCAGGCTTCCAGCGCCTGGAGTTCGTGGAGGGCATCATCAAAGCTCTCTTTGCCCTCATTG GGATGGTGGCTGAGCAGTTTGTTCCCGATGGGCCTCATCTGAAGCTGTACAACTACGAGAAGAAGCACTGGGACCACCTGATGAACTGGCAGCACGCCACCATGTACCTGTTCTACGGCATTTCGGGGCTGGTGGACGCCGTGGCTCACGGCACCAgcgcgctgcccgcggccgTGGACAGGATGGTGCTGTCCCTAGCAGTCTTCACTGAGG GTTTTCTCTTCTGCTACCACCTTCATGGGAGAGCCATGCTGGATGTTCACGTTCATCAGTTACTGCTATTTGCTATctttggagctgctgcctgcatatttttggaagtttttttCCGTGGCAGTATCGTGCTAGAGATGCTCCGTACAAGCCTCTGCATATTACAAGGCAGCTGGTTCTGGCAG ATTGGCTTTGTACTTTATCCTCCAAATGGAAGCCCAGAGTGGAATCAAACAGATCACACTAACATGATGTTCCTGACCATGTGCTATTGCTGGCattatgcttttgcttttcttataCTTGCAGTGAATTACACAATTGTCAGCTG GGCGGTCCGTTCGAAGGTGAAGCAGTCCCAGCCCATGGAAATGGGTTTACTGAAAACGTCTGAACGAGATCATGAGTCAGAAGAAGAAATTTAG